In Antechinus flavipes isolate AdamAnt ecotype Samford, QLD, Australia chromosome 3, AdamAnt_v2, whole genome shotgun sequence, a genomic segment contains:
- the NEK3 gene encoding serine/threonine-protein kinase Nek3 → MDNYTILKVIGEGSFGRALLVRQENSNQNYAMKEIRLPKSSSDVKNSRKEAILLAKMKHPNIVAFKESFEADGHLYIVMEYCDEGDLMQKIKYQRGKLFPEIRHESEILHWFTQMCLGVNHIHKKRVLHRDIKSKNVFLTQNGHIKLGDFGSARLLSKPMAYACTYVGTPYYVPPEIWENMPYNNKSDIWSLGCILYELCTLKHPFQANSWKNLILKICKGSYSPLPSHYSYELHYLIKQMFKRDPVCRPSATTILSRSSLAKLIQKYLSPEIVKEYGEQVIEETRKSKNNTPRKMGPAKTNISGNEAVTVEREEQGKKCSHADLENINKNLAENALKRISNEEKENKLIHLKKDNSPSPQRRQWEKKISNTAVNALENASILSSSLASEEDRGGSVIKYSENNTRKQWLKESPETLLNILKNADLSLAFQTYTIYKSGSDNFLKGPLSDEEERSDCIDGDNDIILDPERLEPRLDEEDTDFEEDDDDPDWVSELKRRAELKCVAHE, encoded by the exons ATGGATAACTACACAATACTGAAGGTGATTGGGGAGGGTTCCTTCGGCCGGGCTCTTTTGGTTCGACAAGAAAACAGCAACCAGAACTACGCAATGAAGGAAATAAGGCTTCCTAAG tCTTCCTCTGACGTAAAGAACTCTAGGAAGGAAGCCATtctattggctaaaatgaaacaTCCCAATATTGTTGCATTTAAGGAGTCATTTGAAG CTGATGGACACCTAtatattgtgatggaatattgtgaTGAAGGTGATCTCATGCAAAAAATTAAGTATCAAAGAGGAAAATTATTCCCTGAGATACG TCATGAAAGTGAG aTACTTCACTGGTTTACACAGATGTGTCTGGGAGTGAATCACATTCACAAAAAAAGGGTGTTACATAGAGATATCAAGTCCAAG AATGTCTTCCTCACCCAAAATGGACACATAAAATTGGGAGATTTTGGATCAGCCCGACTTCTCTCCAA GCCTATGGCATATGCTTGTACATATGTGGGAACACCTTACTATGTGCCTCCAGAAATCTGGGAGAATATGCCTTATAACAATAAAAG tGATATATGGTCCTTAGGATGCATATTGTATGAACTTTGTACCCTTAAACATCCA tttcaGGCCAATAGTTGGAAAAATCTTATCCTCAAGATATGCAAAGGCTCCTACAGTCCCCTCCCATCTCATTACTCCTATGAACTTCACTATCTGATAAAACAGATGTTTAAGAGAGATCCTGTGTGTCGTCCTTCAGCTACTACAATTCTCTCCAGAAGCTCTTTAGCGAAGCTTATCCAGAAGTACTTATCACCAGAG atagtcaaagaatatggtGAGCAAGTCATAGAGGAAACCAGAAAGTCAAAGAATAATACACCAAGGAAAATGG gCCCTGCCAAAACAAATATCTCAGGAAATGAGGCAGTTACTGTg gaaagggaagaacaaGGTAAAAAGTGTAGCCATGCTGACTTAGagaacattaataaaaatttgGCTGAAAATGCATTGAAgcgaataagcaatgaggaaaaag aaaacaaattaatcCATCTGAAGAAAGATAACTCGCCAAGCCCTCAGAGGCGAcaatgggagaagaaaatatctaATACAGCCGTAAATGCCTTGGAAAATGCATCAATACTCTCCTCCAGTTTAGCATCAGAAGAAGATAGAG GTGGTTCTGTAATAAAGTACAGTGAAAATAATACCAGGAAGCAATGGCTCAAAGAATCTCCAGAAACTTTGTTGAATATCCTTAAGAATGCTGATCTTAGCTTGGCATTTCagacatatacaatatataaatcaG GCTCAGATAATTTCCTAAAAGGACCTCTTTCTGATGAAGAAGAAAGATCAGATTGTATAGATGGAGATAATGATATCATCTTGGATCCTGAGAGACTTGAACCTAGATTAGATGAAGAAGACAC GGATtttgaagaagatgatgatgatccAGATTGGGTGTCTGAACTGAAGAGGAGAGCTGAATTAAAGTGTGTGGCTCATGAATAA